A segment of the Coffea arabica cultivar ET-39 chromosome 8c, Coffea Arabica ET-39 HiFi, whole genome shotgun sequence genome:
AGGCAATGGAGGTCCGGGTCAAGATTCTCTACACTTCTATTTGCCACTCCGATCTTAGTGCCTGGCGAGGCGAGGTAAAGAATTACTACTTAATGGTAATATATTTGAAATCCTTCTTCACCGGCCGggctatgtatatatatatatatatacacacgcGCGCATATTTGTGGTACTAGCAGTTGATGTTTTGACGCAATCGTCATGCTTTGATTTATTGCTTTATCATTTATCATGCAtgagttgattttttttccccctacaTTAGAACGAAGCCCAGCGGGTGTACCCACGTATTTTTGGACACGAAGCATCTGGGTAAGAACCAAGTTGTATATATTGATCACATCCTTCATTGTCTTAATTATCTTTTGATTCAATTCGCTTTTTTCCCCCTAATTTATatcttttgtaaaaaaaaagattgataGAAAGCGTGGGAGAAGGGGTTAGTGAGTTGAAATCGGGGGACCATGTGGTGCCCATATTCAACGGGGAATGCGGCAAGTGCGCCTATTGCAAATCTGAGAAGACCAACCTTTGCCAGAGATTCCGGGTGGATCCATTCAAGAGCGTGATGACCAGCGACGGAACCACTCGGTTTTCTACCCAAGACGGCAAACCAGTGTACCATTTCCTCAACACTTCCACTTTCACCGAATACACTGTTCTGGATTCTGCCTGCGTCGTCGCCGTTGACTCTCAAGCTCCCCTTGAGAAAATGTCCTTGCTCAGCTGTGGCGTTTCCACGGGTCCCGCTTTTtatatctctctctctttttttttgtttttttgttcctttttcttttattcctttCTTTCACTTtcacccgaaaaaaaaaaaaaaaaaaaaacagaggagtGCTTTATGAATGCAGCCATGGGCTAGCTAGCCCCATCCGCCATCCTCAGCTGGCTGATGGGACCAGCAGCTGCCGTCACTTGGCTGCTACTGACAACAACGTGTCATATCATGCATCCCTATCCGGCCGGCATCTtccaaattgcaacctttaCGTTTCTTTGACCGCTCCAAATAAACAACTAAGTACATGATCTAAAGTGTTACAACGGCATTTTCATTTGAAGGTCTTGGAGCCGTGTGGAATACTGCTAACGTCCAAGCTGAATCTACTGTTGCAGTCTTTGGCCTTGGAGCGGTGGGACTCGCTGTAAGTTTCAACCCCCCATTCCCTTCCCCAACACCACCATCCCCCACccactcccccccccccctcccacgGGGCGGGGGGCGGCCTTTAAACTCCAACAAACAACTTAAGAATGGGTGGGATTTTTCGAGCCTAAGACCTTTGCCATGTCCAGACACATTTCAAACATTAATTAAATATGGTCTACTCTACGTTGATCAACTGAGACTTTTTGCACAACTTAAATGAGTATTTATTATGCCTAATTTTGGTtcaaaaaacatatttttagGCAATTCATTTCAgttagcttttctttcttttttgaaataaaaattttacaaaacGTAGTTGGAAAAACacgtttttttttatattgttttTGTGCTCAAGTTCAATTGTAACAAAATGAATTATTTACAGATTAAtgcaaaagaattttttttaagtttttgagCAATGCAGAACTAGGATAAATACCGTGATTGCGAAGATATTTTTGAAAGGGTCACCTGTAGCAAACAAATGAATGTTTTTAAGGACATATTAGAGAGTGAACCgaaaaatctttcattttaCGGTTTGATCGGTTCAATGTCGATTcaaaggtttaataattttttatttagtttagtattaaaaattttgaataaaaataaaatgtttatgttagaaaataaaaatttaataataAGCGGTTGAACCTCCCAATTTTTATCCATTTTTATCGGTTTAGTTAATttttgatcaaattaaaccagttCAATTGATTCCTTTGAGTTATTTATTGAATTGGATTTAAAGCATGATCGGTTTGCAGTTCAATTGATCAAAGTGTTCGATCCAATctattttcaaaacattgcttTCAACTTTGGTTCTATTGTTGATATTTCACTAGTCAAATCTTTTAGCTGTTGTGGTGGAACACCATCAGAATATGAAAATCGATTGGTACCACACCCGATCACAAGGAAATTCCTAGGTCGATCCTCAAAAAAGTTCATTTTGCACAATTTTTCTACATAGTTCAAGGAATTATACATTATAGCTCCGTGCATCAATTGGAGAATTGATATTTTTGCCTATAATACATATTCATGGATTCCGCAGGCAATTCCATTTAGCACATTTATTTTTCATATAGTAAAATTAATTAATGTGTTTGGATGggagattatttaaaatattaattaaaataattattatagtatTTCCTGCGACATGATGCATGTAAGATAaccaaaaaaatgattgaaaatataaaaatgcaTGTTAAAAATTATGCTTGTGATGTAAACAATTAATTTTTAATCAAATAGGAGCTATTCAAACACACTGAATGTTTGCTGCAGGTCGTAGAAGGCGCACGAGCTCGTGGAGCGTCTAAAATTATAGGAGTTGATATTAACCCCGACAAACGCACTAAAGGTAAATACTAGTTGTTAATATTTGTCCCCTATACACTTAGCTACTACCATTACCATCCAAGCCGCAGCTTTGCGTTTTAGTCTGAGCCCTTCAAAATAAGTGAATCTTATAACCGAATAAATAATAGGACAAAaggtttatttgttttaataatgACATAAGTATATTAAGATTATAGGAATGACATATTAAAGGAAGAATTATACTATTATAAATGAAGACtacatatataatatttaatcaattgttGCTCAATTGTTATACTAGCAAGTTTCGCCAAAATTAGGAACACTTACAAAAAGGAATAAGCAAACTAAAAACAGAAAATCCAAAGTTGTGCAGCCCGTTCGGCttggaattttgtgattttatgagTCTGTTTGGGGTTGCAGTAGCTTTTATTAAGTGTTTAAGcgtttttaaatatattgttggATATATAGTTTAATAAGTATTTATTGTATTGAATAATGTGTagattgaatttttttaaaatgtatttttctctttatttatttcatgATATGGGACAAAATGATCAAgtttaatgttttattttttaaaacataaaaaCTATCGTGAAATCTCCAAATTTGAACTGTTTCTAAAAGTGATTTTAATACTAGAAGTTTAACTCCTAATATTGTGGGATAATGTTTACCAAATGTTTCAAAAGCATTATTAGTACTTGgaattgtttatttttattaaaagcaCCGTAATCCAATCGAACCTATATATGCAAGTTGAAGCCGTCAACATCGCAAACGGGAGCCCAAAATGTTGGAGTCGTACTTTTACTCGCTCCTTTCGCTTTTCAGTTTCTGTGATTCATTTTTCCAACTCGGATTGCTCGGTTGAGCCGGTTGAACTATTGACCGGCCAGCTTTAAACCAGTTGAACAATTTACATTAAAGCAGCTGAATCGTCCAATTCAATCACTGAATTGTTGAACCGGAACGATTTTGTGAGAATCGATTGGTTCAATATTTAACATGAATTAAGCcaacaattttgaatttgatcaACTGATAAATAATACTATTTAGAACTGTTTAACTTATAAAAGCTATGTTTGAGTTTCAAACAAATAATATTCGTTagaagaataaaatgagaattGAAGTGATAATatttaacaataataatatgacTTAAGTTTctatatttatttgtttgttttctagatgtttaatatttattaataatatctATGAcgaatttatgacatcatgggTTAATGACAGTTAGCTCAAGTCAGCTCAACAATTAAATCAATTACCTTAACCCTTGACCCATGCATTTTTCTGGGTCAATGAATGGTCTGGTTTTAGAGCCTTGCTTTAGAAACATCTCTTCAAATTATTGTACGactaatctctttttttttcccctctttgtACGCGAATAAGGTCAAGCGATTGGAATTACCGACTTCATAAACCCCAATGATCTTGATAAACCTGTCCACCAGGTCAGTTCCTATGCAGATGCATTCATTGATGCATTTTAGTTTCTTTtatccccttttcttttctggcTCGGAATGGCACTGTGATTATTGACTTTAGGATCTAGATGCACTTTTCGTTGAATGCAAATGGCAGTAGTGAGTGGGTTTGGatagagataatttcaaaaaaaaaataatttgtcttacaaatttcaatcacctttttatcttttcaatcatatttttatctcacatacatcacatcacaaaaagtgataTAGTAAATATCTGAAATAAATCtttcaaataaactcttatccaaataAACAGTAAGTATTTAATTGAAGTTCGCTGGTAACGTGAAAAGAAAAGTCAATAACACTTAAAATCTCCAATGGCGACACTTAAATGGGACCACAAGAAATAGTCCGCGCACCAATTAATCAAAATCTATAAAAGAGGTTTTTGTAGATGTTTGCAATTTGAGTTAAATGTGTGTTTGgatacaaaatttttttcaaatgtaATTTTACTCGTGTCATAAATACGTTTTACaattatctctttattttttttttatctaatatAGATCACATCAGAAAAggtgttacaataattatttttagATAATATATTCTGCCATAAAAACACATTCATTTCATTATAGAGATCCTCACTAGTCACTATCACGAGCCCAAAGGGCGAATgataaataaagcaataaaaagagTTAGTGAATCTTTGGGGTGTGCAGGAAATAAGGGCGATGACGGGAGGAGGCGTACATTATAGCTTTGAGAGTGCAGGCAACTTGGAAGTTCTCCGGGAGGCCTTTCTCTCCACCCACGACGTACGTAAGAATCCGCTCTCGATCTTACCTTCAAATTTCAGCACCCTGCTTCTACTACTTTTAGCGTCTTAATTTCCATTCCCTCGTCAAAGgttgttgacttttgtgcatTAGCAAGGGACAGGGGGTATGTACATAGTTGGAGACTACTGTTTTTAGCCATCAATTGTGTGAACTGATAGGAAGTTAATATTGCCATCAAGAGCTAAGAGGTAAGATACGAATAATTAATGTCATCCAGTCCATAATAACCGATAgagatgtgaattgaatttgaatgtgGCAAGGAGGACTTGCGCGTCTGCAACTACTGGTATAATAAATGTCTTCTCTAGTTCATTTTTCTGTTATCCAACATTGACGTTATTAAAGACGAAGAATGAAAAGATGAGaccttttaaaatcatttttatgTCATATTTATTTGACGGCGAAGAATGGAAAGATGATTGCCTGTGTGGAAATTCGTAATGGTGTGCATGGACATGGAATAATGGGAAATCTTTTATTGCGGACCAGAAATATCATGACCAACGTTTACTTTTGCTAACACTGCCAAGATTCTTATACTTTGTCACATCGGAGCAGAATTCTAGTGTTGGCTTCCAAGTAATCCGGCGATGAGAAAACAAGTGACAAGCTTAAGTGAGCCGACGTATATATATACTAATCGCAAATTTGTTAAATAAAAATGTTTGCAGGGATGGGGTTTGACCGTTGTTTTGGGGATCCATCCGAGTCCAAGGTTGCTTCCTCT
Coding sequences within it:
- the LOC113722432 gene encoding alcohol dehydrogenase-like 4, coding for MENGNECEGAGNKMHSQATTTAGKVIRCKAAVAYGPGQPMVVEDILVDPPKAMEVRVKILYTSICHSDLSAWRGENEAQRVYPRIFGHEASGLIESVGEGVSELKSGDHVVPIFNGECGKCAYCKSEKTNLCQRFRVDPFKSVMTSDGTTRFSTQDGKPVYHFLNTSTFTEYTVLDSACVVAVDSQAPLEKMSLLSCGVSTGLGAVWNTANVQAESTVAVFGLGAVGLAVVEGARARGASKIIGVDINPDKRTKGQAIGITDFINPNDLDKPVHQEIRAMTGGGVHYSFESAGNLEVLREAFLSTHDGWGLTVVLGIHPSPRLLPLHPMELFDGRRIVGSVFGDFKGKTQLPAFAKQCMSGEVKLDEFITHELPFNNINEAFQLLIDGKSLRCLLHL